In one window of Undibacter mobilis DNA:
- a CDS encoding YeiH family protein → MIGAFPLELNSGNALMTAVVPDSAISAAARLRAGLIATLPGLALTFAIAAAAFGLRLIPGISVLSPMILAILIGIAFHNVVGTPARAKAGITFSLRRILRFAIILLGLQLTAAQVAEVGASGVALIVVTLVATFTFTKWFGALIGVDGKLSELIAAGTSICGASAVIATNTVTQGPDEDVAYAVACVTVFGSIAMFVYPLLPGLLHLTPHEYGLWSGASIHEIAQVVAAAYQDGEQAGYFGTIAKLSRVILLAPLVIALGVIASRRMGANTSAGKAPPLPWFVFGFIALIIVNSAVTIPAAMKDIIVPATAFLLSVALAAMGLETDIAKLKRKGLRPLLLGLAASLFISALSLILIKLVYA, encoded by the coding sequence ATGATCGGCGCATTCCCGCTCGAATTGAACTCCGGAAATGCCCTGATGACCGCCGTTGTCCCTGATTCCGCCATTTCGGCCGCCGCCCGTCTGCGCGCCGGCCTGATCGCCACCCTGCCCGGCCTCGCTTTGACCTTTGCCATTGCCGCCGCAGCCTTCGGCCTGCGGCTGATCCCCGGCATCTCGGTCCTCAGCCCGATGATCCTCGCCATCCTCATCGGCATCGCCTTTCACAACGTCGTCGGCACGCCGGCGCGCGCAAAAGCCGGCATCACCTTCTCTTTGCGCCGCATTTTGCGCTTCGCCATCATCCTGCTCGGCCTGCAACTGACCGCCGCGCAGGTCGCAGAGGTCGGCGCCAGCGGTGTAGCCTTGATCGTCGTAACGCTGGTGGCAACGTTCACGTTCACCAAGTGGTTCGGCGCGCTGATCGGTGTCGATGGCAAGCTTTCCGAACTGATTGCCGCCGGCACCTCGATCTGCGGCGCCTCCGCGGTGATCGCCACCAATACGGTGACCCAGGGGCCCGACGAGGACGTCGCCTATGCGGTCGCTTGCGTCACCGTGTTCGGCTCGATCGCGATGTTTGTGTATCCGCTGCTGCCCGGCCTGTTGCATCTTACGCCGCATGAATACGGCCTGTGGAGCGGCGCCTCGATCCACGAAATCGCGCAGGTGGTCGCCGCCGCCTATCAGGATGGCGAACAGGCCGGATATTTCGGCACCATCGCCAAACTGTCGCGCGTCATCCTGCTGGCGCCGCTGGTCATCGCGCTTGGCGTGATCGCCAGCCGGCGGATGGGCGCGAATACCAGCGCCGGCAAAGCGCCGCCGTTGCCGTGGTTCGTCTTCGGCTTCATCGCCCTGATCATTGTGAACAGTGCGGTCACCATCCCGGCCGCAATGAAGGATATCATCGTGCCGGCCACCGCATTCCTGCTGTCGGTCGCGCTGGCGGCCATGGGACTCGAGACCGACATCGCCAAGCTGAAACGCAAAGGCCTGCGTCCGCTGCTGCTGGGCCTCGCCGCTTCGCTATTCATTTCGGCCCTGAGCCTGATCCTCATCAAACTCGTTTACGCCTAG
- a CDS encoding LysR family transcriptional regulator — MTLEQLRIFAAVAEREHVTQAARALNLTQSAVSAAVSALEARYGVRLFDRVGRRIELTESGRLFLTEARAVLARAAAAETVLTDLAGLKRGSLSLAASQTVASYWLPPLMARYREKYPGIALSLIVGNTETVAAMVREGTVDLGFVEGEIDEPALTAIPVADDQLIVVTRADRAMEHRQPKNRQPLGAVDLKAMRWVFRERGSATRSIFEDALAVLGVDPDTLDIVLELPSNEAVRAAVEHGAGAAALSKLAVSDALASGALTALNFVLPKRQFYAVRHRERWVSQAERELLTMAADGRETPLPLASKRKSR, encoded by the coding sequence ATGACGCTGGAACAATTGCGCATCTTCGCTGCGGTCGCCGAGCGCGAACATGTCACACAGGCCGCGCGCGCACTCAACCTCACCCAGTCGGCAGTCAGCGCCGCGGTGAGCGCGCTGGAAGCACGCTACGGCGTCCGACTGTTCGATCGCGTCGGCCGGCGGATCGAGCTCACCGAAAGCGGCCGACTGTTCCTCACCGAGGCGCGCGCGGTGCTGGCGCGCGCCGCCGCGGCCGAGACCGTACTCACCGATCTTGCCGGCCTCAAGCGCGGCTCGCTCAGCCTCGCCGCCAGCCAGACCGTCGCGAGCTACTGGCTGCCGCCTTTGATGGCACGGTATCGCGAAAAATATCCCGGCATCGCCCTCTCCCTCATCGTCGGCAACACCGAAACGGTCGCCGCCATGGTGCGCGAGGGCACGGTCGATCTCGGCTTTGTCGAAGGTGAGATTGACGAGCCGGCGCTGACCGCGATTCCGGTAGCCGACGACCAGCTCATCGTCGTCACTCGTGCCGACAGGGCGATGGAACATCGCCAGCCAAAAAACCGCCAGCCTCTAGGCGCCGTCGATCTCAAGGCCATGCGCTGGGTGTTTCGCGAGCGCGGCTCGGCGACACGGTCAATCTTCGAGGATGCGCTCGCCGTACTCGGCGTCGATCCCGACACTCTCGATATCGTGCTCGAATTGCCGAGCAACGAAGCGGTACGCGCCGCCGTCGAGCACGGCGCTGGCGCCGCAGCCTTGTCGAAGCTGGCCGTCAGCGACGCGCTGGCCTCAGGCGCGCTGACTGCGCTGAACTTTGTCTTGCCCAAGCGGCAGTTCTACGCCGTACGCCACCGCGAGCGCTGGGTCAGCCAGGCCGAACGCGAATTACTCACGATGGCGGCGGACGGCCGCGAAACGCCGCTCCCGCTCGCTTCAAAGCGCAAGAGTCGCTGA
- a CDS encoding ArsC family reductase has translation MPITIYGIKNCDTMKKARAFLDKKGVDYAFHDYKTAGIDKDKLAAWAKKVGWETLLNKAGTTFKKLPEQDKEGLTEAKAIKLMLAQPSMIKRPVLEIGGGKILVGFKPEDYAKVGG, from the coding sequence ATGCCCATCACCATTTACGGCATCAAGAACTGCGACACGATGAAGAAGGCGCGCGCCTTTCTCGACAAAAAGGGCGTCGACTACGCTTTCCACGACTACAAGACGGCGGGCATCGACAAGGACAAGCTTGCTGCCTGGGCGAAGAAGGTCGGCTGGGAGACCTTGCTCAACAAGGCCGGCACCACTTTCAAGAAGCTGCCCGAGCAAGACAAGGAAGGGCTCACCGAAGCCAAGGCCATCAAACTGATGCTGGCGCAGCCGTCGATGATCAAGCGTCCGGTGCTGGAGATCGGTGGCGGCAAGATCCTGGTCGGCTTCAAGCCGGAGGACTACGCCAAGGTTGGCGGCTGA